TCTATCTTCCATTTCTCAATTAGATAAACACTTTTTTCATATTCTGGTTTATCATAGAAACTTAAAGCAAATTTTACGAAATCCTTAACTTTCATCCAGTTAAAGAGTTCAACAGTTTGAGGTACATAACCGATTAAATTTTTCTCTGTTGCTCCAATTTTCATACTATCTTCTCCAAAAATTGACGATGAACCTTCAGTAGGAGTTAGAAAACCTAGACAAGTTTTGATGAGAGTACTTTTTCCAGCCCCATTACTGCCAACTAATCCTGTTATTACTCCTTTTTGAATTTCAATATTCACTTTGTTTAGAGCATTGTGTCCTTCAAATCTTTTTACTAAATCGGTTGTCTGCATTATTTTTTCCATTATTTCTCCTCATTGTATCTTTTGTGGATTAAACTTAAAAATTCATCTTTATTAAGACCAAGCTCGATAGAATGTGTTATCAAATCATCGATTTCTGGAATTATCATCTCAGCTATATTTTCATCTCTATTCTTCAACTCACAAACAGTCATACCGATTCCTCTTTGTCTATCTACAAATCCATCTTTTTCAAGCATGCTATAGCATTTTGAGATAGTCATAGGATTTACGGATAAATGAGTGGCGAGATTTCTTACAGAAGGAAGAGATTCTCCAGCTTTTAGTGATCCACTGCTTATTAACCTGATAAACTGGTTGTAAAGCTGTAAGTAAATTGGTTCAGTTGAACTTGTTTTTACTGTTAGCATGAATGTCGTATTTGTCATTTGTACTCCGTGTATCAGTGTATTACTATGATAATACAGTGTGATAATATTGTCAATAGAAGAATCTAAAAACTGAAGCAATAGAGATTTATTTTTTCAGTTTGACAAGTGATTTCTCAAAGAAAATCACACAATAAAGCAATAATCACTAAAATGGCACAGCCTTTGCAAAAGTAGAGTTCGTCGGAATGAAACTTCCGTAAAACTAAGATGGAGGACTCGCTATGAGTACCAGAATTAACCACAATCTGCTTTCAATGGGAGCTCAAAGATCACTGCATAAATCTCAATTAAGCATGGACACAGCGGTCGCAAGGCTTTCATCAGGGCTAAGAATAAATTATTCATGGGATGATCCGGCAGGTATTGCAGTTTCAGAAAAATTCAGGGCACAAATTTCCGGTATGGTTGAAGCAGAAAGGAATGCTAACTATGATATCAATCTATTAGCAACTGCTGAAGGAGCACTTTCTGTGATTGATGAAAAACTTATAAGAATGAGAGCTTTGGCTGTACAGGCTTCAAATGGTGCTTTGACTGATAAAGACAGGGAATTTCTTGATGTTGAATATCAACAATTAAAATCTGAGATTACAAGAATAGCCAAAGTTACGAACTATAACGATATCTACTTAATCGACGGTTCGCTTTCATCCACATCAAATGGTAATTCTTCAAAATCTGATTACGAAAGTAGAGCGTTGAAATTCCATATTGGAGCAAATAATAATCCATCTGAGGATTACTATTATGTAAATATAGCTGGAGCTACAGCTGAACATCTAGGTTTAAATGATTCCGATATTTTGGATACTGCCAATTCTCAAAATGCTATAGACTTAATTGACAGTGCTATTTCATCGAAAGATACTTCAAGAGCTTTTATCGGTGCTGTAGTGAATAGACTTCAAAGTACTATTCAAGAACTTCAAGTTTCCCATGAAAATGCTCAATCTTCTGAAAGTCAGATCCGTGATGCAGATATTGCCCAGGAAATGGCAAATTTTACCCGTGCACAAATATTGTTTAATTCAGGTATAAGCATGTTGTCACAGGCAAATCAATTACCACAAATGGTAGCCCAACTAATTGGATAAAGTAATATAAAGTTTAACAGTTTAACAGCTTAACAAATAGCCAATACTAAAAACACAGAGAGAAAAAAAATCTCTGAAGTGTAATCAAGGAAGGAGAGAAAGATGAGTACAAGAATCAACCACAACATTCTGTCTATGACGGCACAAAGGAATGTTGGAATGGCTCAGAGATCTCTTGACACTTCGGTAAACCGATTGTCTTCTGGACTGAGAATTAACAATTCTTGGGATGATGCAGCTGGATTAGCTGTGTCTGAGAAATTCAGAGCACAGATTTCGGGAATGGTCGAAGCTGAAAGAAATGCTAATTATAACATTAATCTTTTAGCTACCGCCGAAGGATCGCTTCAGGTCATAGACGAGAAGCTCGTCAGGATGAGAGCTCTGGCTGTCGAAGCATCTAATGGTGCATTGACATCTAAGGACAGAGAATTCATTGACGTTGAGTTCCAGCAACTCAAGTCAGAGATTACTAGGATTGCACAGGTAACCAACTACAACACCCAGAGACTTTTGGATGGTGGCGTTTCAGGTAGCACTTCTGCCTCTATGGGCGGGAACAAAATATCTACCGAACACGACGGACAATCCATTAAGTTCCATATCGGTGCTAACAATGTAGCTGGTGAGGATTACTACTATGTAAATATAGCTGGTGCTACCTCAGAAGCCTTAGGTTTATCGGACGCTAGTGTTACCAACACTGCAAATGCTCAAAATGCGATAGATCTGATTGACAGTGCGATCAACTCAAAAGACACAACCCGTGCGTTTATCGGGGCGGTAGTTGAGAGACTGCAGAATAATATTCTACAGCTTCAAATATCTCACGAGAATGCACAATCATCTGAGAGCCAGATCAGAGATGCAGACATTGCTGCTGAGATGACAGAATTTACCAGAGCCCAAATTCTGTTCAATTCCGGCATAAGTATGCTCTCGCAGGCTAACAACCTGCCGAACATGGTATCTCAGCTGATCGGTTAATTGACATACGTTCTGGGGATTAAGTTTAAACGCTCCTTTACTTAATTCCTTAGCCATTTTCCCCTTCTTTGTATTTGTACCGGGAAGCTCATCCGGTACGAATATAAATATTGGTTATTTGTTAAATTATTTTTCGAGGAAGAAAAATGAAGATCAATGAGCTTAAAATAAATCCTGTGGTAACCAGACGGTTACCTCAGGAAATTTTGAAAGAGCAAGCTGAAATTGTAAGTAAAAAAACTTCAAGTGAAGATACTCTTATAAAATCTGAACTAAGCAGTGAAGAATTACTAATCAAGAAAACAGATATTGTTCTTGAGAAAATTAAGGGAGCAGAAAACAAAAAATTAGAAGATATTAAACTAAAACTACAAAACGGATTTTATAACAGTGAAGAAGTTTTATCAAAAATTGCTGACAATATAATTGATGACCAGCTTTCACTATTAGAATCCTAATTTAGAAATCAAATCTTCTATCTCTTTCTTATCTTTTATTTTATCTTCCCCATAAGTCAGATAGTTTCTGAAATCATTAACAGCTCCCTCGAGCTGTTTTTGTTGTAAAAGTAACTTTCCTCTATTATAATAGGCATTATAGAATGATTTATCCAGCTTAAGAGTTAAGCCATAATTTTTTATCGCTTCATCAATCTTATTCAAATCTGTAAGTACTGAAGCTTTGTAATAATAAACCCTTGCATCTTCTGAATTCAAATACCCAGCCTTCTCATAATCATCCAGTGCTTGATTTAGCTTACCTAGATATTTGTATGATAATCCTCTATTTAAAAATAGTTGATACGATTTTGGTGATAGATCTATTAATGCAGAATAATCTGATATTGAAGAAGCATAATCTTTTTGGAAGAAGTATAGAAGTGCTCTTTTTGATAAATATTTAATTTCCTTTTCACTTTCATATAAATTGCTGTAATGAATTATAGCATTTTGAAAATCTTTCTTATTCTCATAAAATGTAGCCAGATAGGAATTAACATCAAAATTAAGAGGTTCTTGTTCCAAAATCTCATTGTATGCCTGTATCATCAATAAATCGTCTTTACCAGAAAAATAGACAGCTCTTTTTAATAAAAATTCAATCGCGGGTTTCTCTGTTTGAAATAGTTCATAATAAAGTTTATTCGCCTCGTTCCTTTTGCCTAAATTTATGTATGAATCTATTTTCAACTTTATTATTTCTGATTTTGATTTTTCTGCTTTATCAAGTGTCTCAATTATTTCAAGTGTATGGATATAATCTTTATTCTCAAAAGACTCATAAGCTTCTTTTATACTTTGACTTTTCAAAGAAACCAACAATAACAATACGATTACAACTATTCTCATTTTAAACCCTTTTTTAACACTTGACCATTATAAACTTTGAATAAACAATAATCAAGAATTTCTCATACTGAATATAAAATTTTTATTTTAACATTTTATTTAAAAAATCTATGTCAGATTTCAATTCCTTAATTTTAGATTCAATTTCTATTCTACTTAAGCTTGAGGTTACTTCATTGACACTGGGACTTAAATCGTATTTCTTACATAATTTTACAAGCTCACTATTACCCAGGCTATCGGGTGAAAATGAAGCTTGGTAAATAAAATCATTAATCTTATCCAAGAGACCATTGGAATTTTGCTTTATCGCAATACCATATTGATACTCAATATTGTCTATCTTAATGATTTTATATTTGTCTGTTTTGAAGTTTGATAAGGATTCAATAATGGCACAATCTTCGATATATGCTTCTGCTATTCCTAAATCAAGAAGCATTAAACATAAATTTCGATTTTTTTTGCTTAAAACTTTAGAATTTGGCAGAAAAACGTTTGCTGTTTTCTCTGAAACAGTTCCTTTAACTACGGTACACACTTTTTCTGAAATATCAGCAATACTATTTATATCACTGTTCGACCTAACCAAGATTGCTGGCTTTGTATAATAATACGGAATAGAAAAGTCAAGTAACTTTAGCCGATCCTTAGTTATTGTAAAGGTTGAGATTATTATGTCAACATCCCCTTTCAAAATATAAGAGACTCTATCCTCAAATTCATCTATAGTTACAAAAGAATAAGCCATATTAAGATATTTTGCGAGATTTATACCAATCTCCGTCTCAAAACCATCAGATGAAGAGATATAAAAAGGTTCATTTTCCTCAACAACTCCAATTTTTAGAGTATCCCTTACATTCTCCTTATCAAATGCGTACACTTGTATAATTATTACAATTAATATCAATATTTTATTCTGCATAATTTACCTATAGAATGAATAACCAATATTTAAGCCAAAAAGGAAGCTTCTTCTCTCACTGTATTCTATCATCGTAGTAATAGGTCCAATCAATGAATTGAAACTCAGATTTAAAGAATAACCAAAGTATAAACTCTCAAACTCTTCCTCACTTATCTCAAACTCCGTGTTAATTATGTCTTTGTCTGACAATTTCACAACATTAAAATTAGTAGACACAAAGAAGTTTCGATAAAATTCATACTCAACTCCAATCATATAAGAGATGAAACTCATTGCTGAAAATTCTGAAGTTTTGTAACCAGAAAGAGAAAAAGTATTTAATGGGGTTGAATAATTTCCTCCGATATAAAATAACTTATCTTCTGGAGGTAAATCCCAAAATATTGACCCAATATTGAATTTCTCAACGAAAGTAAGTACTTCTAGAAAATTCCTTCTTCTTTCCATTTTCAACCAACTTTGTAAATAATTACCATTTAGAAGATTCCCCTCAAAAAGCTCTCTTTCCACATCAAATTTATTATAAGATATTTCTGTTGAAAATTTCATTCCATTCCTGGCAAAAACAGTTCGATCCAAATTATCATATTCTATATTAAAAAAACCTGAATAAATATTTTCACTATTACTTAGTCTAATATTTTCTTCCGAACTGAGTATAAAATTCTTATGATTATAATCAATTCTCTGATATCTAAAACCAGTCCCCAATTGAAAAGAGTTCATAAAAATTGTCATAAACTTTGTTTCATTTGTGAATTTCTGGTAGTTCGCAGTCAAATAAATATCAGAAATGTCAGCTTCATCATCAGCAGGATTCAGATAAATATCAATATCTTGGTCTATATACTCAGCTATCAATCCGACGCCCAATTTTACAAGACTGAAATCACTTTGAACAAAATATGATGTTCTTATTCCGAAATCTTCTGATAATTTTAAATCTAGTTTAAGCTCTGAACCTTTCATCAATTGATTTCTTATTGTTAGATTAAATAAACCAGAAGCTTCATATTCAGAGTCGTAATGAAAGCCAGCCTTAATTGCATTATTTTCTTTCTCTTCAACAATAATATTTAAAGTATAACTATCATCATTTTCTATAAGCTTATAATAAACACTCTCAAAAAAACCACTGGCGTATACTCTGTTGATAGCTTCCTTAATTTCTGAAATTGATAATATATCATTTGGATCAATTTGTAATTTACTTAATATTAACTGTCTGCTGACTCCATCTAATCCTGTATAACTAATTTTGCTAATCTTATATTCTTCATCACAATTTATCAATTCATCATTATCTTCATTATTTGAGTTTTGAATTTTTGCCAATTTTTTAAAAATGGATATATACCTCTCCCCTTCTTTATATCCAGTTGCCAAAATACTATCTGCATCAGAAAAACTTGTTGAATTATAGCCATCAATATTTGGCTCGATCAATATATCTGCTTTTAAACGTGATTCTTTGACTTTATTTGCTCCATATAGAGAAACGGATTGCTCCATTATTCGAAGCATCGTATTTAACTCATCTTTTGAATAAAGTGGAGCACCAACATCTACAGCAATAATAATATCAGCTCCCATATCTATTGCAATTTCCACTGGAAGATTATCTGCAACACCGCCATCAACAAGTAATTTATCTTCTATTGAAACGGGGTTAAAAGCGGAAGGAATTGACATCGTGGATCTTAGAATTTGAGGTAAGAAACCATGCTTGAATACAACTTCCTTTCCAGTGGCAATGTCAGTAGAAACAATTCGGAGAGGAATTGGAAAATCATCAAAATTGCTGACATTATGATAAGGAATTGTTAATTCTGAAAGATAATTAACCAGTAAGTGTCCAGAAATCAAACCTTTTGGTAACGAAACAGTGGTTCCTTCAATTGGTAAACTGACAAAATATCTTACATCATCATCACGATCATCAATAGATTTTGAATACCTTGGCAATTCATCTTTCAAAATATCAAACCATTTCGTATTCCTCGCGATTGAGTCTAATTGATTGGCATTATAGCCAATAGAATACAAAGCTGAAATTATTCCACCCATGCTTGTTCCAGCAATATAATCAATCTTTAGCCCTGATTCTTCAATCGCTTTTATTACTCCGATATGTGCAAGACCTTTAGCCCCTCCTCCGCTTAAAACAAGTCCGATTTTAGGAGTTTTTGTAGCAAAAGAAAGTTGCACTAAAAAAAGAATCAGAAAAAGCCACCTGTACATTCATCACCCTTTATTAGATATAATGAAAGATATTTTAGATATATTGTTTAATCAAGTTTTTTCAACAGATCTCTTATTCCGGATCTGATTCCCCTTAACTTCAAATTATTTGCCAGAACAACTCCAAAAAGAATTAGAAGAATCCCAATAATTTTCTGTGTTGAAAAAGTCTCACCGATTATGAAAAACGAAAGAATCATTGCAAAAACTGGTTCTGTTAGATACACAATCCCGGCAACAGTTGGATCTACTTTCTTTTGAGCTATAAATTGTAAAGCGAATGGAAGCAGTGTGCACATTATTCCGAGCCACATAATATTAAAAATAATTTCAGAGTCAAATATTAAAGAGACCTCCGGTAGTGTTTCGTTGGTGAAAATAAACTTTCCAATTAAAACGATGAAACTCGCAAAAAAGCTCATGGAGAATTGCATAAACACAAGCCCATATACATTCTCCTTTCTTGTATAATGACCTATGAAAAATATCTGAAAGGCAAATAAAAAACCACAAATCAACGTAATTAAATCCCCTCTGTTCATTGAAAAACTTGCTAAATCAGTAAATGAAAGAAAATATACTCCTAATACAGAAATAAGGACTGAACTTATTATACTCCTTTTAATTTTTCTTTTCCAAAAAAAATATTCAAGTAATGGTACATACAATACATATGTCGCACTCAAAAATGCTGAATTTGAAGGAGTTGTATATTTTAAACCTAAAAACTGAACAATTAACGTTAGTCCATTTATTAACCCGATGATTGAGCCCCTTCTAAATAGCGTTTTGCTAAGTTTTATCTTTTTACTGTAAAAAGCTGTAAAAAGAACCAAAGCTATGAAAAACCTAGCAGTTACTATCATTTCAGGAGAAAAATTATCAAGTAATAACTTACCAAAAATAAACGAACTTCCCCACAAAAAGCTTATCAAGAACAATATTAACATTCACTCCTCCTTTCAAGAGACTGGAATATAATTCTTAAAACCTAAGTTTCAAGTGAAATATGTTTTTAACAATAAATAGATAATCGAATCTGATTAAAATTGTTTTATTAAATTTTTAATAAAATAAACCAAAAAATTAGTTTTTTGCTGATTATTAACTCAATATTCCCAGTTCAATTTTTAGAGTTATATGATATCAGTTTAAAATGATCTGAGAATGTAAACTAACTAATAAAAAAGTCCTGTCAGCGGGGTGCACAAACAGGACTCTTTTGGGTTGACTATTTTAAGAGCAACATTGAAGAGGTGAGGGAACCTCCATTATATGATACTCTATAGTAATAGATGCCGCTATTACAATTATTCAGATTCAATTTCAATCTGTTTATACCTTTTACAAGCTTATTATTTTCGTAAGTTCTAATATTTTGTCCCTGAGTATTAAATATTTCAACTTTAAAATCACCTCTTGATGAGGCTGAGAAAAATTCTAAAGTAGTTTCAGGATTAAAAGGATTTGGATAATTTTTTACTAAGTTGAAATCCATCAGTGGTTCATCTCCAGACGAAACCGTCTCATTATTCATAACTCCAATTGCATCAAGATCAAAACCAGCAGCACCACTTCCTGGATATGGATCATATATAATATTTCCAAAACTGTCTGTTGTATTACCATCACCAACAATATCGATGACTTTGACATATTTAATATTCTGTAAATTTATTGATCCACTAGTTACTTCAGGCTTGTTTTTTAGAACCTCAAGATCAAATGGAGTTCCATAACCTTGCATATATTTACCTGCAATTTGTCCTATACTTTCTGCAAGCGGTACTTCATCACCGATATATGAACAGTCGAATTCAACAAAATTTTCACCATCACTACTTACTGCAATTTTTGCAAGTTCAAGATATGTTGCAGCAAAACCATTTTCAAAAACACAAAAATCAAATCCATCACCATTTACTATGGATGGTTCAAATTCTAGAACAATATTTCCACCCTCGCCAAGACAAACAATTTCCATTGATGTCCCTTCTGCTTGTCCTAAAGCCTTTTCTGGTGTTTGCCACTGAGGATCTACATTAGCTCCGTAATTTACAGAATGAACAGAAGTCGCCCAGCTTAGAATTTCTGAATCGTTTTTATAAACTGCTGTGGAACCGTCCATACCTGCTTGCGGGGCATAAGCTTCTCTTACATCATAAATATTTGTGAAAATTTTGTCGCTAATTTCAGATTTTGCAAAAACTTTTATTAATCCAGTATCACTGAGAGTAACAGTTGAATTGCTTATCCAATTTTCTGGTTCAGACGCATTTAAATCAGATGAAACACCTGTAAAAATATTAGAAGATGGATCAAAATTTAAAACAGCATTTTTATGAATGATAGAAAGTGCTGGAGCTTGTGGATATACATCTTGAACAATTTTTTTTGCTTCTGCTAAGCCGAAGTAGTAAGCATCAGCTTGAAAAATAGAGATTGAACTATTGTATGAACCATTAGCTTTCACATATCCAAACCAATCACCCATTTCTCCACAACCCAAACCAATATAATCGTAATTTATATCAGTTCCGATATTTCCATTCCAAATAGCTGTATATGAATATGTTCCATTTCCGTTAAAAAATACATTGTTAGAATCATCAGTTTCTACATCGTAGGCAGATTCTTCCAGTGAAGATAATATTTCACCATCTCCTAATGATAAGAAGGATTCTCCAAAAGCTGAAACTATTTGCTCTCTAGAAAATTTATAAAGAGATAATTCTCCTGCATAATAGATATTACCAGAAGAATCGACTGCCAGACCGCATGAAAACCCACCAGTTTCGATAATCTTGTCATGATTGCCATTAGGATCTAAAAGCCAAATAGAATTACCAGATTCTCCATTTAAACCTGAAATGAAATATTCATCACCATATTTTTCACAATCAAAATTACCAGTAAACTGACAAACTAATTGGTAGAGGTTTGATGCTACATCATACTCATAAATTCTGTCATCAGTGTTTCCTGTAGAAGTAAATCCTAATATAATTTTATTATCATCAATAAATACAAAACTACCAAATACTCCAGAACCAAAATAGTCTTCTGGTAGATCAAACTCGGTAATGTCGCTATTCGATCTATTATATTTAACTAGTTTGTTGCTTGCTACAGCCCAGATAAAATCGTCTGAAACATCAAAACCACTGATGTAGTAATCGTTGAGTAGATCTGTTGTTTCAAATCCACTAACTGATGAATCGAAAAAAGATTGTGAATATGCCGAGACAACCACAAGCACAAGCATAATCATTACAAGATACTTCATACCATTCCTCTCTGTAATTATGCTCTTCAACTGGATATAATGAAACAAAATTAATTTGTACATCACCTCATCCGCGAAGATGCAAACCTTTTGTTTGTTTATGACCTCCAAAGACCCGGCTTATTACCCTTCTGGTACATCACGGTTGCGCGTCAGCTCCTGAATTTCACAGGATTCCATGCAGGTCACACCGTACGTGACAGGAGAAAATTATGTACTTAATTCTATAATGTCAATAAATTTTTTATTTGATTATTTTATGTGTTTAATTAGAGTTGAAAGATTTTTTAGTGTACTTTTTCTAAATAATGTATTATACTCTTCACTGAGTTTGATGGGAGTGGTTTACAAAGTGATCTAATAGATCAATAGTAAACTTTATAAGCTCATAGAGATTTTCCGGTCAGATTCTCTTTAAAATGGCTTTTTTTGTCTTAGATTAAAACTATAGTCAATATGATTTTAAGTTCGATCAAAAATAAGTATAATAATTAAATATAAGCTTGGACCGGCTTTGATGTTTTTCAAAGAGAGCTAAGTTAAAAGTGAAACTGGATATTTTGCTATCTTGTAGATAGTTTTTTTAGTTTCAATATTAAAGGAGATCTATGTCTTTTGAAAAACTAGGGCTTAAGCCTGAAATATTAAATGCAGTAACAGCTCAAGGGTATTCTGAAGCGACACCAATTCAAATGCAAGCCATACCTGAGATTTTAAAGGGTAAGGATGTTTTGGCTGGAGCACAAACCGGTACAGGTAAAACAGCAGCTTTTGCTCTTCCAATCCTCAATATATTGAGTGATACTCCAAATTCTGGTAGAGCCCCAAGAGCATTGATTTTAACACCAACTAGAGAGTTAGCCGCACAAATCTATGATTGTATTGAGCATTATAGCCGCTATTTAACAATTAAATGTGCAGTTATTTTTGGTGGAGTAAGCCTTAGACCACAGATAGAGCAGTTGAAGACTGGTATAGATATCTTAGTTGCTACACCAGGAAGATTGATCGATCATGTGATGAAGAGAACTCTCAATCTTTCAAAAGTTGAGATCTTTGTTTTAGATGAAGCAGATAGAATGCTGGATATGGGATTTATACATGATATCAGAAAAATTATTCCAATGCTTCCAGCTAAAAGACAAAATCTTCTTTTCTCTGCTACATATACTAAAGAGATAAAAGTTTTAGCTGATAAGATTTTGACTAGACCTGTGTCAATTGAGGTTGATACAGAAAATAGTGCTGTTGATAAAATTGATCAGATAATACATCCTGTTGAGAGAGCAGAAAAGAAAGATTTGTTGGCTCATCTTATTACTAGTGAAGAGTGGAAACAGGTTTTAGTTTTTACAAGAACAAAACATGGTGCAAATAGATTAGCTACTCAGCTCAATAGTAAAAAAATTAATGCTGTTGCTATTCATGGCAATAAGAGTCAAAGTGCTCGTACTGAAGCTCTTTCTGGTTTCAAAGGTGGAAAAATCACTGTTTTAGTTGCAACAGATATAGCTGCTAGAGGTATTGATATTTCACTACTTCCACATGTTGTAAATTATGATCTTCCAGAAATTGCTGAAAACTATATTCATAGAATTGGTAGAACTGGTAGAGCTGGAGCAAATGGTAAAGCTGTTTCTTTAGTTTGTCCTGAAGATCACAAAGAGCTAAAGCAAATTCAGAAATTGCTAGGTTGTTCTATTGATGTTCAGAAAATTGCTGGATTTGATGCTGATCTGAGTTTAATTCCTGATAAACCTAAAAGAGAGTATACTTTTAACAGGAATAGAGAAAGAGAAGCTGCTGAAAGTATGATAAAAGGAGAAGCTCCGAAAGATAATTTTGCAGTTAAACCAGCTAAAAAGAGGGAAAATTTCAACTTTTCATCAAAGGAAGATAGATTTGCTGAAAAGAGAGATGATCAACCTAGAGGTCGAGGTCGATTTGTTAAGGATAGTGAGAAAACTGGTGATCAACCTAAAAACCAAGGAAGATTTTCAAAGGATAGAAGAGTTTCTCCATCTCAAAAAGAGGAGATACCTAAAATAAGAGTTTTTGATTCAAATGATATAAAGGGTGAAGTTGAAAAGAGAAAACCAACTTCAAATAGAAGCAGT
This region of Candidatus Delongbacteria bacterium genomic DNA includes:
- a CDS encoding GntR family transcriptional regulator → MTNTTFMLTVKTSSTEPIYLQLYNQFIRLISSGSLKAGESLPSVRNLATHLSVNPMTISKCYSMLEKDGFVDRQRGIGMTVCELKNRDENIAEMIIPEIDDLITHSIELGLNKDEFLSLIHKRYNEEK
- a CDS encoding patatin-like phospholipase family protein translates to MYRWLFLILFLVQLSFATKTPKIGLVLSGGGAKGLAHIGVIKAIEESGLKIDYIAGTSMGGIISALYSIGYNANQLDSIARNTKWFDILKDELPRYSKSIDDRDDDVRYFVSLPIEGTTVSLPKGLISGHLLVNYLSELTIPYHNVSNFDDFPIPLRIVSTDIATGKEVVFKHGFLPQILRSTMSIPSAFNPVSIEDKLLVDGGVADNLPVEIAIDMGADIIIAVDVGAPLYSKDELNTMLRIMEQSVSLYGANKVKESRLKADILIEPNIDGYNSTSFSDADSILATGYKEGERYISIFKKLAKIQNSNNEDNDELINCDEEYKISKISYTGLDGVSRQLILSKLQIDPNDILSISEIKEAINRVYASGFFESVYYKLIENDDSYTLNIIVEEKENNAIKAGFHYDSEYEASGLFNLTIRNQLMKGSELKLDLKLSEDFGIRTSYFVQSDFSLVKLGVGLIAEYIDQDIDIYLNPADDEADISDIYLTANYQKFTNETKFMTIFMNSFQLGTGFRYQRIDYNHKNFILSSEENIRLSNSENIYSGFFNIEYDNLDRTVFARNGMKFSTEISYNKFDVERELFEGNLLNGNYLQSWLKMERRRNFLEVLTFVEKFNIGSIFWDLPPEDKLFYIGGNYSTPLNTFSLSGYKTSEFSAMSFISYMIGVEYEFYRNFFVSTNFNVVKLSDKDIINTEFEISEEEFESLYFGYSLNLSFNSLIGPITTMIEYSERRSFLFGLNIGYSFYR
- a CDS encoding DMT family transporter: MLILFLISFLWGSSFIFGKLLLDNFSPEMIVTARFFIALVLFTAFYSKKIKLSKTLFRRGSIIGLINGLTLIVQFLGLKYTTPSNSAFLSATYVLYVPLLEYFFWKRKIKRSIISSVLISVLGVYFLSFTDLASFSMNRGDLITLICGFLFAFQIFFIGHYTRKENVYGLVFMQFSMSFFASFIVLIGKFIFTNETLPEVSLIFDSEIIFNIMWLGIMCTLLPFALQFIAQKKVDPTVAGIVYLTEPVFAMILSFFIIGETFSTQKIIGILLILFGVVLANNLKLRGIRSGIRDLLKKLD
- a CDS encoding amino acid ABC transporter substrate-binding protein, which encodes MQNKILILIVIIIQVYAFDKENVRDTLKIGVVEENEPFYISSSDGFETEIGINLAKYLNMAYSFVTIDEFEDRVSYILKGDVDIIISTFTITKDRLKLLDFSIPYYYTKPAILVRSNSDINSIADISEKVCTVVKGTVSEKTANVFLPNSKVLSKKNRNLCLMLLDLGIAEAYIEDCAIIESLSNFKTDKYKIIKIDNIEYQYGIAIKQNSNGLLDKINDFIYQASFSPDSLGNSELVKLCKKYDLSPSVNEVTSSLSRIEIESKIKELKSDIDFLNKMLK
- a CDS encoding flagellin — its product is MSTRINHNLLSMGAQRSLHKSQLSMDTAVARLSSGLRINYSWDDPAGIAVSEKFRAQISGMVEAERNANYDINLLATAEGALSVIDEKLIRMRALAVQASNGALTDKDREFLDVEYQQLKSEITRIAKVTNYNDIYLIDGSLSSTSNGNSSKSDYESRALKFHIGANNNPSEDYYYVNIAGATAEHLGLNDSDILDTANSQNAIDLIDSAISSKDTSRAFIGAVVNRLQSTIQELQVSHENAQSSESQIRDADIAQEMANFTRAQILFNSGISMLSQANQLPQMVAQLIG
- a CDS encoding flagellin encodes the protein MSTRINHNILSMTAQRNVGMAQRSLDTSVNRLSSGLRINNSWDDAAGLAVSEKFRAQISGMVEAERNANYNINLLATAEGSLQVIDEKLVRMRALAVEASNGALTSKDREFIDVEFQQLKSEITRIAQVTNYNTQRLLDGGVSGSTSASMGGNKISTEHDGQSIKFHIGANNVAGEDYYYVNIAGATSEALGLSDASVTNTANAQNAIDLIDSAINSKDTTRAFIGAVVERLQNNILQLQISHENAQSSESQIRDADIAAEMTEFTRAQILFNSGISMLSQANNLPNMVSQLIG
- a CDS encoding tetratricopeptide repeat protein, whose product is MRIVVIVLLLLVSLKSQSIKEAYESFENKDYIHTLEIIETLDKAEKSKSEIIKLKIDSYINLGKRNEANKLYYELFQTEKPAIEFLLKRAVYFSGKDDLLMIQAYNEILEQEPLNFDVNSYLATFYENKKDFQNAIIHYSNLYESEKEIKYLSKRALLYFFQKDYASSISDYSALIDLSPKSYQLFLNRGLSYKYLGKLNQALDDYEKAGYLNSEDARVYYYKASVLTDLNKIDEAIKNYGLTLKLDKSFYNAYYNRGKLLLQQKQLEGAVNDFRNYLTYGEDKIKDKKEIEDLISKLGF